In Carassius auratus strain Wakin chromosome 46, ASM336829v1, whole genome shotgun sequence, the following proteins share a genomic window:
- the LOC113064461 gene encoding cyclin-dependent kinases regulatory subunit 2 yields the protein MAHKQIYYSDKYTDDLYEYRHVVLPRELAKQVPKSHLMTEDEWRRLGVQQSLGWVHYMIHEPEPHILLFRRPLPKQ from the exons ATGGCTCATAAACAGATCTATTACTCGGATAAATACACAGATGATCTTTACGAATACCG ACACGTGGTCTTACCGCGAGAACTGGCCAAACAAGTGCCCAAATCCCATCTGATGACCGAGGACGAGTGGAGGAGGCTTGGCGTGCAGCAGTCGCTCGGATGGGTGCATTATATGATCCATGAACcag AACCTCATATTCTGCTGTTTAGGCGACCTCTGCCGAAACAGTGA